TGGAGCTCAGTGTCCTCggtgtgatgtacagtaagtcttcaTGAAGAGACTGGCTGGCCCTGGTTTTCCAGTTGGAAACCTTTGTATACATTGAGGGATTGCTAACAGCCCATGTTCAGGAGCACTGGCAGGAAACAGCTCACAGGTGATCTCTGATAGCAGAACATGCCAAAACCCCAGTTCATCTGCTTTCCTACTCACCTTTTGTAACCATTTGTTGCAGTTTCTTGGACTAATAATTTTGAGTCATGTAGAAAATTTAATGTCTGAAAAGGACTTTTAATAATagtccttacacttacatagcgcttttctggacactccactcaaagaactttacaagtaatggggatcccctccacctccaccaatgtgcagccccacctggatgatgtgacggcagccatagtgcgccagaacgccacacaccagctctcagtggggaggagagcagagtgatgaagccagttcagagatggggattgttaggaggccatgattggtaaagcccAGGAGGACATCTGGCCAGGACAGCGGggcaacacccctactctttttgagaaacatcctgagattgttaatgaccacagagacctTGGTTCTCATCTGAAGCAAGGCAACTTATTatggtatagtgtccccatcactatactggggcattaggacccacacagactgcaggatgagcaccccctactggccccactaatacctttTCCAGgtgcaaccttagtttttcccaggaggtctcccctccaggttcAGAGCCGTGGGTGGATTTTTGATTTTGGATGGATTACACCTCTGATGGCAGCGACAAATAACATGAGACTGTAtcttaagaaaaaacaacaacaatatgtTTATATAGCTTTGAAAAAAGgttatacaaaaatatataaatacaaaattcaaTATATTTATGCGTAGAACAAAGTggtttgaaatgaaaaagattACAAGTAGAAGATATGCAATTTTCTCTATAAATAAAACCCTTTAGGATTTGTGCTGAGATGAGGTTTGTGTGTTGGTACAGAGTCTGGTAAAGTCTTAAAATGTTGCACAACCAGGAAATCAGGATCCAGgagaaagaacacaaaacactaaaaatgagaaaatgattattaccatgttaaaaaaagaaccaTCCTACAATTTTCTGTTTATGATAGGTAAGTCAAtataaaattaagaaataattatGGAGAAGTCCAGCAGTTTGTAATGCCCACCAGGGTATTTGGCCAAGTTGCAGAGAAGCGTGAAGATATACAGAACAGTAATGACAGAAGACAATGTAACTGGAGTCTGGAGTGGTAATCAGAGCACCGGAACGATAAAGACATTTCAATACTTTCTgatctcaaaacgctttacacgTAGGAGAAGACTCTCGTCCACCAGTGACGGACCGGGGTGGAGGCTGACACATTGCTTCATCAGgtgaattaagggggaactttgaggtttaacatctcatttgTAGATCCTTCAGATGGCAAAGTCAGCACGCCACTGTGCTCTAGAGATTGCTCCCTGGCCCTGTTGGGCATTCTGCTCCTCAGGGAAGAGTCGGCCCACTGATCAGCAGGAACCCTTACagctgaccaggcccagcctggGTTACCTTCTGAGGCCAGAAGAGATCAGGCTGCAACCCAGAAGCACCGCTGTATGCGGCCCCTGTGAAAACTGGTGCACCGGGCCCCTGCATTATTACCCTCAGTGAGGCTTTCGTATCTGAAAGACATTGAGAACCGATAGGAGTATAATGGGTCCAATCAGTCATGATTGGTCTTTTCATGTCATATACTGTGTCTTTACTAGCTGAActgaaaatctttaaaaactggatttttaggaaaaagctgtgtcttatttttaaagaacacaCGACTCTCACGCTGCCCCAGTGCCATCTGAATGAAATGCTTTTTTGGCCCAGTATGTTTGGTTACTGTTTTCTTCCTATTAGCTGCTTGCGCCCATCCAGAATAAGGAAAGAGCTGGATGTTCACCCTGCTGTGTTTGTGTACTTCTCATTGTGTGAAGGACCTAATCATCCAGTCTTAACTGCACATCTCACAattgtgtgattgtgtgggGCTCATCCCGCACTGCTGCTTTTGAGTACATATAAGGCAGCAGGATCTGAGTTCTCCCTTGAAACCTCCTTGTCACAAAAATGGAGTTTCCAGGAGAGACTACCCTGTGACGCTGTGCTGTGGGGTTAGACAGCACCCTGCAGGGATGCTGGGGATGCCCAGGAGGAGACCTCTTCTCCAGCCTGATATCTCCTGCCAGGTCTACTCTGCCTGTGTTGTCCTATCTAAGGCAGCTGCGAGTCATAATACAAGTAACAGCCGTGCATGTTGATGTGTTTCTTTCCCAGCGTAAGCTTAACTTTGGTTCTCAATCCAGGCCcaatttctgaaaaacatgtccatgtccatgttttcatttttttgttcctAAATTGCCTGTGCTGATTGCTttcattattcttttttctGTAAGCAAGGACTAATttcaaaaacataaattaaagttttaaaaataaagtgcttaattgatttaaaattaaagtgatttaaaaaatcagcacACAGAACTTTCTGTAGTTTCTCCTCAACCTGAAAAATAACTATTTGCTCAGTTAGTTCCTTGCAAACAGCTTTTAATCGCGATCTATTGACTGTGAACAGGCTCAGGCAGGAATGCCACTGTGTCAAGGCACTCCTTCTGAGCTCCATTGCCTTTATTCTGCTCAAGACAAGTTGGTTAGATGTCAGCTCTCACAGCTGAGCAAAGGGCTCATTACCCACTTCAGATCTCATTTTAGAAAAGGCTTCACACAGAACACTGAAAATAAGTGGGCCCGTGATTAAGAACTTGGCTGGGCCAGGATCGAGAACCGCGGTGCTGGGGAGTCGGATCGATGCTTTGCTGAGCACATTGTCCACAAGGGGGTTGCGTGGGGCTCTGAGCCAGCAGGTGGGGCTGTTGTGCACCGCAGACctttaaacagtaacatgggGCTCAGTGAAGCCAGAGCAAGCACAGCTTTGCAACAGATGGTGCTACAGCAGACAATACAAAGGAAGCCTGGCTGACACAGGGCAGCGGAGATGAGGGCTGCCGGTCCCTCAGTTGGACAGGAAGTCGATGGCCGCGCGGACGGAGCGGGAGGTCACGACGTCCACCGCCGTCACCTTGATCTCCGTGTCGCCGAACTGCATGGTGGTGCGGATCTCCCGGCGGCCGGCGCGGGCGCAGCCGCCCGGCGGCGGCTCGGGCAGGTCCAGCGTGATGGTGCCGCACTTGCGCACGCCCGGGTCGGTGATGTAGACCGCGTCGTCGCTGCCGCTGCAGTAGatgttgatgatgatcttgcgctggccgggccgggccggcgTGTAGCTCCGGCGCACCACCTCCCCCAGCGCCACCGACTGGTCCACCGAGACGAAGCGGTCCAGCACGTCCGTGCACCACCGCCGGCCCTCCTTCACCAGCAGCTTGTCCCGCGGGTGCCGGCCCTCCACGAAGCGGTTCAGCACGCCCACGCCGTACGTGAGCGGGCAGCGGCGCACCCTGACCACCGTGGGGTCCAGCCCGAACAGCACCGCCCCCTTCAGGATGGTCAGCCCCACGTCCTGCGGGATGATGATGCGGCAGCTGCGCCCGAAGGCCAGCTGCACGGCGTGCTGCAGCATGGGCGACTCCGCGAAGCCCCCCACCAGGAAGAGGAAGCGCACGCCCTGCACCTCCGGCTTCTGCATCAGTGCCACTGCGGGGACAGCGGCAGGGTCAGCCAGCCTCCCATACTCCTCCCCTGCTCCTCCCCTACTCCTCCCCTGCTCCTCCCATACTCCTCCCCTGCCCCTCCCCTATTCCTCCCATACTCCTCCCCTGCCCCTCCCCTGCTCCTCCCATACTCCTCCCCTGCCCCTCCCCTATTCCTCCCATACTCCTCCCCTGCACCTCCCCTACTCCACCCATACTCCTCCCCTGCTCCTCCCCTGCTCCTCCCATACTCCTCCCCTGCTCCTCCCCTATTCCTCCCATACTCCTCCCCTGCACCTCCCCTACTCCACCCATACTCCTCCCCTGCTCCTCCCCTACTCCACCCATACTCCTCCCCTACTCCTCCCCTGCTCCTCCCATACTCCTCCCCTGCTCCTCCCCTACTCCACCCCTATTCCTCCCATACTCCTCCCCTGCACCTCCCCTACTCCTCACAAAGTCCTCCCCTGCCCCTCCCCTATTCCTCCCATACTCCTCCCCTGCACCTCCCCTACTCCTCACATACTCCTCCCCTGATCCTCCCCTACTCCACCCATACTCCTCACCTGCTCCTCCCATACTCCTCACATACTTCTCCCTTGCACCTCCCCTACTCCACCCATACTCCTCCCCTACTCCTCCCCTACTCCAACCATACTCCTCCCCTGCTCCTCCCATACTCCTCCCCTGCTCCTCCCATACTCCTCCCCTACTCCTCCCCGACAGGTGCTCGTTTACGGCCTAATGAGAGCTTCCTCCAGGCATCTACTCCATTTCACACAGCTGTCCTCTGCTGACAATCTCCCCTCACTTTCACAGtgaagctgggtgagatcctcagAGCTACATGGGCCGAAAGGTCTCCTCATTGTTCGTAACCTTTCTGCTGTTCCTGACAATCACATCACAGCTCAGACCCAGAGGAAAATGACGTGATGATCGAGGAATCGTTTCAGAGATGCCAAAACTGTATTCTGCAAAGTAGCAATACTGAGAAGCTCTGTACTGGAACCAATAGtgctttgttgtgtttttaatgcctctcagtatatcGACAAAAAAGATTTTGCATTCATTCTAGATCATGTAGCAGAGGAAGGTTATGCATTTACAAGATAATTCAGTATTTCTCTCGTCAATGGGATATGAAACAGATCTCAGATTTATAATTTGCTCGTAAAAAAAGGCTTTCCCAGCTGCAGTCTAGTTGGCCTAGCTGGCCTGGTTTTGCCACCTCTCAGATTCCTCGTTCTGCGCCAATGGCGCCCCAGCCTGCCTGTCGCTCTCACCGATGTGCTGGACGATCTGAGAGATGGTGGGCTGGAAGAGCTCATTCATGGCCTCTGGCGTCATCCGCAGCATGCCCTGCGACGACCACTTCAGGATGTTCACACTGTGGACAGGCAGGTACTGTCAGCACAGCTGGACACACAGCCACAGGGCGCTAACACCACTGACCACACAgctggacacacacagccccaggaCACTCACAACACTGACCACACAgctggacacacacagccccaggaCACTCACACCACTGACCACACAgctggacacacacagccccaggaCACTCACACCACTGACCGCACacctggacacacacagccccaggaCACTCACACCACTGACCACACAgctggacacacacagccccaggaCACTCACATCACTGACCGCACacctggacacacacagccccaggaCACTCACACCACTGACCGCAGAgctggacacacacagccccagggCACTCACACCACTGACCACACAgctggacacacacagccccagggCACTCACACCACTGACCACACacctggacacacacagccccagggCACTCACACCACTGACCACACAgctggacacacacagccccagggCGCTAACACCACTGACCACACAgctggacacacacagccccaggaCACTCACACCACTGACCACACAgctggacacacacagccccaggaCACTCACACCACTGACCGCAGAgctggacacacacagccccagggCACTCACACCACTGACCACACAgctggacacacacagccccagggCACTCACACCACTGACCGCACAgctggacacacacagccccaggaCACTCACACCACTGACCACACAgctggacacacacagccccaggaCACTCACACCACTGACCGCACAgctggacacacacagccccaggaCACTCACACCACTGACCGCAGAGCTGGAaacacacagccccagagcACTAACATCACTGACCACACAgctggacacacacagccccagagcACTAACATCACTGACCGCACAgctggacacacacagccccaggaCACTCACACCACTGACCGCAGAgctggacacacacagccccagagcACTAACATCACTGACCATGCAATTGATTTAGCAATTAACAACATTAtcaacataattaaaataaggagGAATCGAATATGATGGTATGTTAATCATGATAATACTAGAAATTTGGACTGTACAAACGCCACAAATATTTATCAATACCACAGTGTGTTCTAAAACCTCTCAGTGTGCTGAGTCCCAGTGTGTTCCAGAACCCCTCGGTGTGCTGGGCCCCACTGTGTTCTAGAGCCCCTCCATGTGCTGTTCCCCAGTATGATCTAGAGCCTCTCAGTGTGCTGTTCCCCAGTATGATCTCGAGCCCTCAGTGGGCTGTTCCCCAGTATGATCTCGAGCCCCTCGGTGTGCTGTTCCCCAGTATGATCTCGAGCTCTCAGTGTGCTGTTCCCCAGTATAATCTAGAGCCTCTCAGTGTGCTGTTCCCCAGTATGATCTAGAGCCTCTCAGTGTGCTGTTCCCCACTATGATCTCGAGCCCCTCGGTGTGCTGTTCCCCAGTATGATCTAGAGCCTCTCAGTGTACTGTTCCCCAGTATGATCTCGAGCCCTCAGTGCGCTGTTCCCCAGTATGATCTAGAGCCCCTCAGTGTGCTGTTCTCCAGTATGATCTTGAGCCTCTCAGTGCGCTGTTCCCCAGTATGATCTAGAGTCCCTCGGTGTGCTGTTCCCCAGTATGATCTCGAGCCCTCAGTGGGCTGTTCCCCAGTAGGATCTAGAGCCCCTCAGTGTGCTGTTCCCCAGTACGATCTCGAGCCCTCAGTGGGCTGTTCCCCAGTATGATCTCGAGCCCCTCGGTGTGCTGTTCCCCAGTATGATCTCGAGCCCTCAGTGCGCTGTTCCCCAGTATGATCTCGAGCCCCTCAGTGTGCTGTTCCCCAGTATGATCTAGAGCCCTCAGTGTGCTGTTCCCCAGTATGATCTAGAGCCCCTCGGTGTGCTGTTCCCCAGTATGATCTAGAGCCCTCGGTGTGCTGTTCCCCAGTATGATCTCGAGCCCCTCAGTGTGCTGTTCCCCAGTATGATCTCGAGCCCTCAGTGCGCTGTTCCCCAGTATGATCTAGAGCCTCTCAGTGTGCTGTTCCCCAGTATGATCTAGAGCCTCTCCGTGTGCTGTTCCCCAGTATGATCTAGAGCCCCTCGGTGTGCTGTTCCCCAGTATGATCTAGAGCCCTCAGTGCGCTGTTCCCCAGTATGATCTCGAGCCCCTCGGTGTGCTGTTCCCCAGTATGATCTAGAGTCCCTCGGTGTGCTGTTCCCCAGTATGATCTAGAGCCTCTCAGTGTGCTGTTCCCCAGTATGATCTCGAACCCCTCGGTGTGCTGTTCCCCAGTATGATCTAGAGCCCCTCGGTGTGCTGTTCCCCAGTATGATCTCGAGCCTCTCGGTGTGCTGTTCCCCAGTATGATCTCGAGCCCCTCGGTGTGCTGTTCCCCAGTATGATCTCGAGCCCCTCGGTGTGCTGTTCCCCAGTATGATCTCGAGCCCTCAGTGTGCTGTTCCCCAGTATGATCTCGAGCCCTCAGTGTGCTGTTCCCCAGTATGATCTCGAGCCCCTCGGTGTGCTGTTCCCCAGTATGATCTCGAGCCCCTCGGTGTGCTGTTCCCCAGTATGATCTAGAGCCCCTCGGTGTGCTGTTCCCCAGTATGATCTCGAGCCCTCAGTGTGCTGTTCCCCAGTATGATCTAGAGCCTCTCAGTGTGCTGTTCCCCAGCATGATCTCGAGCCCCTCGGTGTGCTGTTCCCCAGTATGATCTAGAGCCTCTCAGTGTGCTGTTCCCCAGTATGATCTCGAGCCCTCAGTGGGCTGTTCCCCAGTATGATCTCGAGCCCCTCGGTGTGCTGTTCCCCAGTATGATCTCGAGCTCTCAGTGTGCTGTTCCCCAGTATAATCTAGAGCCTCTCAGTGTGCTGTTCCCCAGTATGATCTAGAGCCTCTCAGTGTGCTGTTCCCCAGTATGATCTCGAGCCCCTCGGTGTGCTGTTCCCCAGTATGATCTAGAGCCTCTCAGTGTACTGTTCCCCAGTATGATCTCGAGCCCTCAGTGCGCTGTTCCCCAGTATGATCTAGAGCCTCTCAGTGCGCTGTTCCCCAGTATGATCTAGAGCCCTCGGTGTGCTGTTCCCCAGTATGATCTCGAGCCCCTCAGTGTGCTGTTCCCCAGTATGATCTCGAGCCCTCAGTGCGCTGTTCCCCAGTATGATCTAGAGCCTCTCAGTGTGCTGTTCCCCAGTATGATCTAGAGCCTCTCCGTGTGCTGTTCCCCAGTATGATCTAGAGCCCCTCGGTGTGCTGTTCCCCAGTATGATCTAGAGCCCTCAGTGCGCTGTTCCCCAGTATGATCTCGAGCCCCTCGGTGTGCTGTTCCCCAGTATGATCTAGAGCCCCTCGGTGTGCTGTTCCCCAGTATGATCTAGAGCCTCTCAGTGTGCTGTTCCCCAGTATGATCTCGAACCCCTCGGTGTGCTGTTCCCCAGTATGATCTAGAGCCCCTCGGTGTGCTGTTCCCCAGTATGATCTCGAGCCTCTCGGTGTGCTGTTCCCCAGTATGATCTCGAGCCCCTCGGTGTGCTGTTCCCCAGTATGATCTCGAGCCCCTCGGTGTGCTGTTCCCCAGTATGATCTCGAGCCCTCAGTGTGCTGTTCCCCAGTATGATCTCGAGCCCTCAGTGTGCTGTTCCCCAGTATGATCTCGAGCCCCTCGGTGTGCTGTTCCCCAGTATGATCTCGAGCCCCTCGGTGTGCTGTTCCCCAGTATGATCTAGAGCCCCTCGGTGTGCTGTTCCCCAGTATGATCTCGAGCCCTCAGTGTGCTGTTCCCCAGTATGATCTCGAGCCCTCAGTGTGCTGTTCCCCAGTATGATCTAGAGCCTCTCAGTGTGCTGTTCCCCAGCATGATCTCGAGCCCCTCGGTGTGCTGTTCCCCAGTATGATCTCGAGCCCTCAGTGTGCTGTTCCCCAGTATGATCTCGAGCCCTCAGTGTGCTGTTCCCCAGTATGATCTCGAGCCCTCGGTGTGCTGTTCCCCAGTATGATCTCAAGCCCTCAGTGTGCTGTTCCCCAGTATGATCTCGAGCTCTCAGTGTGCTGTTCTCCAGTATGATCTCGAGCCCCTCGGTGTGCTGTTCCCCAGTATGATCTCAAGCCCTCAGTGTGCTGTTCCCCAGTATGATCTCGAGCTCTCAGTGTGCTGTTCCCCAGTATGATCTCGAGCCCTCAGTGTGCTGTTCCCCAGTATGATCTCGAGCTCTCAGTGTGCTGTTCCCCAGTATGATCTAGAGCCCCTCGGTGTGCTGTTCCCCAGTATGATCTAGAGCCCCTCGGTGTGCTGTTCCCCAGTATGATCTAGAGCCTCTCAGTGTGCTGTTCCCCAGTATGATCTCGAGCCCCTCAGTGTGCTGTTCCCCAGTATGATCTCGAGCCCTCAGTGCGCTGTTCCCCAGTATGATCTAGAGCCTCTCAGTGCGCTGTTCCCCAGTATGATCTAGAGCCCTCAGTGTGCTGTTCCCCAGTATGATCTAGAGCCCCTCGGTGTGATGTTCCCCAGTATGATCTCGAGCCCTCAGTGTGCTGTTCCCCAGTATGATCTAGAGCCCCTCGGTGTGCTGTTCCCCAGTATGATCTCGAGCCCCTCAGTGTGCTGTTCCCCAGTACGATCTCGAGCCCTCAGTGTGCTGTTCCCCAGTATGATCTCGAGCCCCTCAGTGTGCTGTTCCCCAGTACGATCTCGAGCCCTCAGTGTGCTGTTCCCCAGTACGATCTCGAGCCCTCAGTGGGCTGTTCCCCAGTATGATCTCGAGCCCCTCGGTGTGCTGTTCCCCAGTATGATCTCGAGCCCTCAGTGCGCTGTTCCCCAGTATGATCTAGAGCCCTCAGTGCGCTGTTCCCCAGTATGATCTCGAGCCCTCAGTGTGCTGTTCCCCAGTATGATCTAGAGCCCCTCAGTGTGCTGTTCCCCAGTATGATCTAGAGCCTCTCAGTGTGCTCTTCCCCAGTATGATCTAGAGCCTCTCAGTGTGCTGTTCCCCAGTATGATCTAGAGCCCCTCAGTGTGCTGTTCCCCAGTATGATCTCGAGCCCTCAGTGGGCTGTTCCCCAGTATGATCTCGAGCCCTCAGTGGGCTGTTCCCCAGTATGATCTAGAGCCCTCAGTGTGCTGTTCCCCAGTATGATCTCGAGCCCTCAGTGCGCTGCTCTGCTGCCCCTGTGCCGTACTTGCTCTTGCGAAGGGCCGTCTCCACGCTGTGCCCGCGATGCCGCTTGTAGAAGTCGATGAAGGAGAAGGGCAGGGAGATGTTGAGGGCGCTGGGACGACCGGGCGCCGCTGTCCTCTTGCGAGCCTCGAAGGCGATAGTGAGGTCCACCCAGGCAGCCGGCCGCTTCGCCTTGAAGCTCTCAATGAAATCAGCCCCGAAGATCTGGCACAGCATGGCCTCAAACGCCAGGTCCACCCCCACAGCGCCGTACGGGCCTCCTGCATCACACAGGCGGGACAgcaggcagggagacacaccGTCACAGGTGTGTGCAAGCCAGCAGGAGTACGGAGGAGACAGGCCACATCACGCAGACCCACAGCTGTGCCACTTTCCTCCGATCTTTGACAACAGAGCAATAACAGTGCACACAGTGTGGAGTAAAAGATTCTCTTTCGCACTGCAGGTTCTGTGATTGTAAGGGTAGAGTGTTAAGGATGTTTACTGCCATCTTGTCCCGGGCCTTTTGGGTTACCAGCTGACGTGGTGGCTGAATAAGGGCCCATGCCTACCTGTGCAGCCAGCCTGCACGTCCTGCTGTCTTTACATTGCAGCAGAGGTAGCAACAGCTAGATGAGTGGAGGATAACAGAAGATATCATTGTTGTTGGCAGAAAACAGCAGGTATGAGCAAAGCCATAGATGCAGGAAGTGCTGGAAAAGTTAAAGGTTTAGTGGTAATATAGTTACATACAAGTAACATAGTGATGGTATAGAAAACAATCAGAGTTAAAGTGTAAttcttgcatttttattgcattcTTGCAGGGTATTCTTGCAGTATTCTTGCAGAATAAGTGCAGTGAACTTCTGTTTAACAGCCAGCGAGCTCAGTCTGGCAGTCAGCGGAGACTGTGGGCAGAGCTGGCTGCGCGATCTCACCTGACGCCTTGTAGAGCTCCTTCAGCGTGCCCTGCGGCTGCTCGATCTGATGCACGGTCAGGTCCACGGTGCCTCCCCCGCAGTCCGCCACGATGTAGCGGTCACCTTGCACAGACACGCACAGCACACCCGCTCAGTTCCCCGCACCTGTGCGACTCTGGGCAGGACCTGTCAGCGCTGCGTGACACCCTGCCACTGGTCCGCTTTGCCCGTCTGACTTCACAAGCCAGGAGAAACAATTCCTTTTAAAAGGCAACAGCCTCACACTATTGTCCAACTCAGTagtttgtttaatttttcaagGACCTAAAAGAACATGTTATGAAAATGCTACACTTCTTCAGAAAACAGACTGGTACCTGAATAGGTTATACAGGAAGAGTGGCAGGAAGATAAGAGCATTCTGGGTCAAAGGGTTGGCATGTTGACCAATGGAGTGAGTGGATTCCTGCCTATCAGCAGTGCACCGGAGTTGGCATCAGTGCTCATGATACAGCCAGTAGACTGACAGCCCTCACCCACCAGCCGTTGGCTATGAAGTATGGAGCCCCTGACACTGCAGAGCAGCCGCTCATGGCCGACGGGGGTGAGTGGGGATCCGGACGGCACGTCAGAGCAAGAGAGGAGATCCTTCTTTGCATGTTCTGTCAGGCTGACAGGACAGTGTGGCCGGGAGCCTGAGGCTGGCGGGACCCCCTGGTCCCTGCTTCCCAACACAGCCGGA
Above is a genomic segment from Lepisosteus oculatus isolate fLepOcu1 chromosome 1, fLepOcu1.hap2, whole genome shotgun sequence containing:
- the hspa12b gene encoding heat shock 70 kDa protein 12B is translated as MAALLQPNMSSLQKGAGGERLVTPSPPCSPSLGDSCSIAPLTPSPSPRTVLRPRCVRPFSVVVAIDFGTTSSGYAFSFTHDPEAIHMMRRWEGGDPGVANQKSPTCLLLTPEQRFHSFGFAARDSYHDLDPEEAQHWLYFDKFKMKIHSTTDLTLETELEAVNGRKMRAIEVFAHALRFFREHALKEVKDQSSAVLEGGDVRWVITVPAVWRQPAKQFMREAAYLAGLVSPEAPEQLLIALEPEAASIYCRKLRLHQVIDLSSRPMANGLEPDGSRLFDSTFRQAREQLRRARHSRTFVVESGTGELWAEMQTGDRYIVADCGGGTVDLTVHQIEQPQGTLKELYKASGGPYGAVGVDLAFEAMLCQIFGADFIESFKAKRPAAWVDLTIAFEARKRTAAPGRPSALNISLPFSFIDFYKRHRGHSVETALRKSNVNILKWSSQGMLRMTPEAMNELFQPTISQIVQHIVALMQKPEVQGVRFLFLVGGFAESPMLQHAVQLAFGRSCRIIIPQDVGLTILKGAVLFGLDPTVVRVRRCPLTYGVGVLNRFVEGRHPRDKLLVKEGRRWCTDVLDRFVSVDQSVALGEVVRRSYTPARPGQRKIIINIYCSGSDDAVYITDPGVRKCGTITLDLPEPPPGGCARAGRREIRTTMQFGDTEIKVTAVDVVTSRSVRAAIDFLSN